One stretch of Caloenas nicobarica isolate bCalNic1 chromosome 2, bCalNic1.hap1, whole genome shotgun sequence DNA includes these proteins:
- the ODF1 gene encoding outer dense fiber protein 1 gives MTMSMHCCLLEDAKCDLRQAERDMRRQLKRMQSEVQQLCEELPAPCLRRLTGRHCCLHRRDACPWECWTLTTRVDVEREPASVRKRLRRLCKCSHDHELLALIDVEGFDPNDVIVMVKDGKVKVLAEHEEERTTARGKEYNYRNITKQISLPLGVSEDEVTYSLGPDNIMKIETTHNCCPCLLGR, from the exons ATGACGATGTCCATGCACTGTTGCCTTCTGGAAGACGCCAAGTGCGATTTGAGGCAGGCAGAGAGGGACATGCGGAGGCAGCTGAAGCGGATGCAGTCGGaggtgcagcagctctgcgaGGAGCTGCCCGCGCCCTGCCTGCGCAGGCTGACCGGCCgacactgctgcctgcaccggCGCGACGCGTGCCCCTGGGAGTGCTGGACACTCACCACCAGGGTGGATGTGGAGCGAGAACCGGCCAG TGTGCGAAAAAGACTTCGCAGGTTGTGTAAGTGTTCCCATGATCACGAGCTTTTGGCTTTGATAGACGTGGAGGGTTTTGACCCCAACGACGTTATTGTAATGGTAAAAGACGGGAAGGTGAAGGTGTTAGCGGAGCACGAGGAGGAGCGCACCACCGCGAGAGGGAAGGAGTATAACTACAGGAACATAACGAAGCAAATCAGCCTGCCGCTGGGGGTGAGCGAGGATGAGGTGACCTACTCGCTGGGACCAGATAACATCATGAAGATTGAAACGACACACAACTGCTGCCCTTGTCTCCTGGGCCGCTGA
- the KLF10 gene encoding Krueppel-like factor 10 — protein sequence MEMMTEKQRDTRYFWNNTPEKSDYEAVEALISMSCNWKSDFKKQAEMRPITPASDMSEESDESLLPGAADFNAIPAFCLTPPYSPSDLEVSPMVRPGTPAAAPGKLLLEAAKAPLAAPRREVERPPKARATSVIRHTADAQLCNRQTCPVRAASLLKYQDSVWRETNSKQDAKAEPSVESSGASDGSGELLAAEGRTAEAAASPEPWTKPSVSRDQPVSGSAQQLVPVAPPCPVPRSGAPPVPVICQMVPLPANNNVVTAVVPNTTPSPQPALCQPMVLMGTQVPKGAVMFVVPQPVVQSTKAPIISPNGTKLSPIAPAPGFVPSAAKTTPPVDSSRIRSHICSYPGCGKTYFKSSHLKAHVRTHTGEKPFSCSWKGCERRFARSDELSRHRRTHTGEKKFACPMCERRFMRSDHLTKHVRRHLSAKKLPNWQMEVSKLNDIAVPQTSLTAQ from the exons ATGGAGATGATGACTGAGAAACAGAGAGATACTCGGTATTTCTGGAACAATACACCTGAAAAAAGCGATTATGAGGCTGTGGAAGCCCTTATTTCTATGAGTTGCAACTGGAAATCAGACTTcaaaaaacaggcagaaatgaGACCTATAACTCCAGCGTCTGATATGTCAGAAGAGAGTGATGAGTCTTTGCTTCCTGGAGCAGCAGACTTTAATGCGATACCAGCATTT TGCCTGACCCCCCCCTACAGCCCCTCCGACTTGGAGGTGTCGCCGATGGTCCGTCCAGGGACAcccgccgcagcccccggcaAGTTGCTGTTGGAGGCAGCCAAGGCTCCTCTGGCCGCCCCGCGCAGGGAGGTGGAGAGGCCTCCAAAGGCTCGAGCGACGAGTGTGATCCGCCACACGGCTGATGCCCAGCTTTGTAACCGCCAAACCTGCCCGGTGAGAGCAGCCAGCCTGCTGAAATACCAGGACAGTGTTTGGAGGGAAACAAACAGTAAACAAGATGCCAAAGCAGAGCCGTCGGTGGAGAGCAGCGGAGCCAGCGATGGGAGCGGTGAGCTGCTGGCGGCAGAAGGAAgaactgcagaagcagctgccagCCCGGAGCCCTGGACAAAGCCGTCGGTCAGCAGGGACCAGCCTGTCTCTGGGTCGGCGCAGCAGCTGGTGCCGGTGGCACCGCCATGCCCTGTCCCGCGCAGCGGAGCCCCCCCTGTGCCAGTGATTTGCCAGATGGTCCCGCTGCCAGCAAACAACAACGTTGTGACGGCCGTAGTGCCCAATACCACGCCAAGCCCGCAGCCGGCTCTCTGTCAGCCCATGGTCCTCATGGGCACCCAAGTTCCCAAAGGTGCTGTTATGTTTGTGGTGCCCCAGCCAGTTGTGCAGAGCACAAAGGCTCCCATTATTAGTCCGAACGGCACAAAACTCTCTCCCATTGCCCCTGCTCCTGGCTTTGTACCTTCTGCAGCAAAAACCACTCCTCCGGTTGATTCTTCAAGAATAAGAAGTCACATTTGCAGCTACCCAGGATGTGGGAAAACGTACTTCAAGAGCTCCCATTTGAAGGCTCATGTCAGAACACACACAG gagaAAAGCCGTTTAGTTGTAGTTGGAAAGGCTGTGAGAGAAGGTTTGCACGGTCTGATGAACTGTCTCGCCATCGCAGAACACATACCGGGGAGAAGAAGTTTGCCTGCCCGATGTGCGAGCGGCGGTTCATGAGGAGCGACCACTTAACAAAGCACGTGCGTCGCCACTTATCGGCTAAGAAGTTACCAAACTGGCAAATGGAAGTGAGCAAGTTAAACGATATTGCCGTGCCGCAAACATCTCTGACCGCCCAGTGA